A window of Parasynechococcus marenigrum WH 8102 contains these coding sequences:
- a CDS encoding helix-turn-helix transcriptional regulator, translated as MTGLSISTIYRWMTDGTFPKQIQLGSRYDVWNERDVIDWMNAQNAST; from the coding sequence GTGACTGGACTAAGCATAAGTACCATCTATCGTTGGATGACGGACGGGACCTTCCCAAAGCAAATCCAGTTGGGTTCTCGCTATGACGTCTGGAACGAACGGGACGTCATCGACTGGATGAACGCACAAAATGCAAGCACCTAA
- a CDS encoding type I restriction enzyme endonuclease domain-containing protein: MAKKFREELERGVALCLTDAEQSFYDALADNPSAQELMKEDVLATMARELAEMLRKDATIDWQFKENVRAKLRLKIKTLLKRYKYPPDQQVTAIDLVLQQAETLGEDLIGEAA, encoded by the coding sequence ATGGCGAAGAAGTTCCGAGAGGAACTGGAGCGTGGCGTTGCCCTGTGTCTGACTGATGCTGAGCAGTCCTTCTATGACGCCTTGGCAGACAACCCGTCAGCACAGGAACTGATGAAGGAAGACGTGCTGGCAACCATGGCAAGGGAACTGGCGGAGATGCTCCGAAAGGACGCCACCATTGATTGGCAGTTCAAGGAGAACGTCAGGGCAAAACTTCGCCTCAAGATCAAGACGCTTCTCAAGCGATACAAATACCCGCCAGATCAGCAGGTCACCGCCATTGATCTTGTGCTCCAACAGGCAGAGACCTTGGGCGAAGACCTTATAGGGGAGGCGGCATGA
- a CDS encoding GT-D fold domain-containing protein translates to MTTYKRYQTPLTQIPEDELKLVAQFIRSEFQSYPSDNARIKAYEKAGYSVISNPESDIIVDLIIDALEEQKPFSVVRIGDGEGNLMTYLKYPNTPVLDQYVARAIITMQEDSFEASKLSLLLIRDLMNASARQADILGVRGIWGAYRSRDDERHKSFDDCMTLLKEEVRGKSGLFRATHYTLNLCQRGDVRGATVASAHLYIAVLRQLSKLVESSKAILLITSHKECADIFKERWPHKPIHLILVGNNSKNQTKPPKQPKFLLRLYKNLPCDLQGTLCLVGSGPWSEIYCSYVKERGGVAVDIGSGFDIIRGASTRPIHNHIQKNYPDALPPDITREQCSY, encoded by the coding sequence ATGACAACATACAAAAGATACCAAACACCTTTGACCCAAATACCAGAGGATGAACTGAAGCTCGTCGCGCAATTCATTCGATCAGAATTCCAGAGCTACCCTTCAGACAATGCGCGAATCAAAGCCTACGAAAAAGCTGGTTACTCTGTCATAAGCAATCCAGAATCGGATATCATTGTCGACTTAATCATCGACGCACTGGAAGAACAAAAACCTTTTTCAGTGGTGCGCATCGGTGACGGGGAAGGAAACTTAATGACCTATCTTAAATATCCAAATACACCGGTACTCGACCAATACGTAGCTCGAGCCATCATAACAATGCAAGAGGACTCATTCGAGGCAAGCAAGTTATCGCTGTTACTCATTCGAGACCTAATGAATGCATCCGCCAGGCAAGCAGATATCTTGGGCGTACGAGGCATATGGGGCGCCTACAGGTCAAGAGACGACGAACGTCACAAATCCTTCGACGATTGCATGACTCTACTTAAAGAGGAGGTTCGAGGAAAATCAGGACTTTTTCGAGCAACTCATTATACATTAAATCTCTGCCAACGGGGTGATGTTCGAGGCGCAACAGTGGCCTCAGCCCACCTTTATATAGCGGTTCTTAGACAATTATCCAAGTTGGTCGAGTCGAGCAAAGCAATCTTGCTCATCACAAGCCACAAGGAATGCGCCGACATCTTCAAAGAACGATGGCCACATAAGCCGATACATTTGATTCTTGTCGGCAACAACAGCAAGAACCAGACCAAGCCACCTAAACAGCCAAAATTCTTACTTCGCTTATACAAAAACCTACCTTGCGACTTACAAGGAACTCTATGCCTTGTCGGGAGTGGGCCCTGGTCAGAAATTTACTGCTCCTACGTGAAGGAACGTGGTGGAGTTGCCGTAGACATCGGAAGTGGATTCGACATCATTCGTGGTGCATCGACGAGACCAATTCATAATCATATACAAAAAAACTATCCAGACGCGCTCCCTCCAGACATCACCAGAGAACAATGCAGTTATTGA
- the cbiB gene encoding adenosylcobinamide-phosphate synthase CbiB — MALQPGVLAVAAATGLDWFLGDPRWMLHPVVVMGWWIQALRRGLESWARDAPWRLRISGGLITVVLVVSSGLLGWAIEWVSRMAGVIGWTVLVIALASALAGRSLHDSVMEVLQALPEQATDEPTLARQQLSWIVGRDVTQLQRGGILRACAETASENAVDGLFAPLFWMAAGCLLWRLNPAAPGPLALALMFKASSTLDSMLGYRSGRLRWLGTAGARLDDLLTWLPCRLVMVSLPLVSAPWHRWFALVQAAEQDGAPDPSPNAGRSEAIYAHCAGVRLGGRNRYGATWVEKPLLAADQPEPDRQAIDTILNLTIRLELLWIVLLGLTQ; from the coding sequence ATGGCGCTCCAGCCCGGTGTTCTGGCGGTAGCCGCCGCCACCGGGCTGGATTGGTTCCTGGGAGACCCCCGCTGGATGCTGCATCCAGTGGTGGTGATGGGCTGGTGGATCCAGGCCCTGCGTCGTGGATTGGAGTCGTGGGCGAGGGACGCCCCCTGGAGACTTCGGATCAGCGGTGGACTCATCACCGTGGTTCTGGTGGTCAGCAGTGGTCTGCTTGGCTGGGCAATCGAATGGGTCAGCCGCATGGCCGGTGTCATCGGCTGGACTGTTCTGGTGATTGCCCTGGCCAGTGCTCTGGCGGGTCGCAGCCTTCATGACAGCGTCATGGAGGTGCTTCAGGCCTTGCCGGAACAAGCCACCGATGAACCCACGCTGGCCCGGCAACAACTCAGTTGGATTGTTGGGCGCGATGTGACCCAACTGCAGCGTGGGGGCATCCTGCGGGCCTGTGCGGAAACCGCTTCCGAAAACGCGGTGGACGGGCTGTTCGCCCCGCTGTTCTGGATGGCTGCAGGATGCTTGCTGTGGCGCCTAAACCCCGCGGCGCCAGGCCCCCTGGCACTGGCCTTGATGTTCAAAGCATCCAGCACCCTCGATTCCATGCTCGGTTACCGCTCAGGCCGGCTGCGTTGGCTCGGGACCGCAGGTGCGCGGCTGGATGATCTGCTCACCTGGCTGCCCTGCCGTCTGGTGATGGTCAGCCTGCCGCTGGTGAGCGCCCCCTGGCATCGCTGGTTTGCGTTAGTGCAAGCAGCGGAACAGGACGGAGCCCCGGACCCCTCCCCCAACGCCGGGCGTTCTGAGGCGATCTATGCCCACTGCGCTGGGGTGCGCCTCGGCGGCCGCAACCGCTACGGAGCGACCTGGGTCGAGAAACCCTTGCTGGCGGCCGATCAACCGGAACCCGACCGACAAGCCATCGATACAATCCTCAATCTGACAATCCGCCTGGAGCTGCTCTGGATCGTGCTGCTGGGACTGACTCAGTAG
- a CDS encoding M48 family metalloprotease, with translation MKSNEFKTFSVTVISFFLGPLLLCAQPATATDRYSEQKEEMTEYIYPLYRMLERIMQTNKFKQGMSITSRAMGGGTCDSVECKLAEDLPKVSKDDNLLIWALQTINDTLGGNNATANSRNNLITVSRALQNNLAANTEGLACVVAHEAAHIERNHIKEEEKKRVSLDKIAAQKIRSAVANAHKAKKSNEFWAAVAVGMNAYNVGYASSQGNYAAAVQSRMNTENLARQLEADLYAGASYVQGYSQVVSQNLSRLMLSAPQTLNAMSYMEGLPASLVKRTMRDIEEYISDFALEMKKVSREHELDADKFAVTYMANAGLDPEKCIDVIDFLHRITGDTSTQPMATHPGETERKMSLRQVIDDLPPRLKRKYKNAGPRFKYPLLPYIYDKETEVVRLSLPGTASMQQGSNQRNSIVDSVLGN, from the coding sequence ATGAAATCCAATGAGTTCAAGACATTCTCTGTAACAGTAATCTCATTTTTCCTGGGGCCTTTACTCCTTTGCGCGCAGCCAGCAACTGCAACTGATCGCTACTCAGAGCAAAAAGAAGAGATGACTGAATACATTTATCCGCTTTATCGGATGCTGGAAAGGATTATGCAAACAAATAAATTTAAACAGGGAATGTCCATAACTTCACGGGCAATGGGCGGAGGCACTTGTGATAGTGTTGAATGCAAATTAGCTGAAGATCTGCCCAAAGTATCAAAAGATGATAATCTGCTTATCTGGGCTCTTCAGACAATTAACGATACGTTAGGAGGCAACAATGCAACTGCAAATTCGAGAAATAACTTAATTACAGTAAGTAGAGCTTTGCAAAATAATCTAGCTGCAAATACTGAAGGCTTGGCATGTGTAGTTGCACACGAGGCGGCGCATATTGAGCGTAATCATATAAAAGAAGAGGAGAAAAAACGTGTAAGCCTTGACAAAATAGCTGCCCAAAAAATACGAAGCGCGGTCGCCAATGCACACAAGGCCAAGAAGAGTAATGAATTTTGGGCTGCTGTCGCCGTTGGTATGAATGCATATAACGTCGGATATGCATCGTCTCAAGGTAACTATGCCGCTGCTGTTCAATCTCGTATGAATACCGAAAATCTCGCGAGGCAGCTAGAGGCTGATTTATATGCAGGTGCTTCATATGTTCAGGGATATAGCCAAGTGGTGTCTCAAAATCTTTCACGTTTAATGTTGTCTGCTCCCCAGACCCTTAATGCTATGTCCTATATGGAAGGGCTTCCGGCAAGTCTTGTTAAAAGGACAATGAGAGATATTGAAGAATATATCTCGGACTTTGCTCTAGAAATGAAAAAAGTTTCTCGTGAGCACGAGTTGGATGCCGATAAGTTTGCTGTGACTTATATGGCTAATGCGGGGCTTGATCCCGAAAAATGCATTGATGTCATTGACTTTCTTCACCGAATAACTGGTGATACGTCTACACAACCAATGGCAACCCATCCTGGTGAAACAGAACGTAAGATGTCTCTAAGGCAGGTCATTGACGATCTGCCCCCGCGCTTAAAGCGAAAGTACAAAAATGCTGGGCCAAGATTTAAGTATCCGCTTCTTCCCTATATTTATGATAAGGAGACAGAGGTTGTCCGACTTTCTTTGCCTGGAACTGCAAGTATGCAACAGGGAAGTAATCAGCGAAATTCGATTGTTGATTCAGTGCTCGGCAATTAA
- a CDS encoding tyrosine-type recombinase/integrase, which yields MPFTDSEIRALKVGEKMKDFSAGPGLRIRLEPAKKGGGKSFYGYMYFPPGGGGKKVWVCIGPYGKGPGKWTLKDARDEWVRIRTWSQETGKDPRELKKEERAVVVEQQKTPTLERAATEFLERSHLKRTTLKDYRNMLFDQIIPKFGAETPIKNLAWDAKQPDGKTGRQAILDFRKKIEGRGSKIASEKMLGVMRGVFAYSIDQAWMNEPNPAQSSRFSKAQHKPQPNPSLDWDQLPKFFDDLERNDPNAALVILLAVKILVMTFLRVGSLTPAKWDEFDFKKEIWTIPADRMKTGKSHKVPLTAPIKDVLNRLHTFTGETDYVFFSPRGREYQHVHRDSLNAHLKKMGYKGLTTAHGFRHLALTAGQEVLKVDHEIIQRQMAHSFGDKIRGYYDKSQMLTERKDFMIAWCDALVEQGLIT from the coding sequence ATGCCTTTCACCGACTCTGAAATCAGGGCGCTGAAGGTGGGCGAGAAGATGAAAGACTTCTCCGCTGGTCCAGGACTGCGAATTCGACTGGAACCCGCCAAGAAGGGAGGCGGCAAGTCGTTCTACGGGTACATGTATTTCCCGCCTGGTGGCGGAGGGAAGAAGGTCTGGGTCTGCATCGGTCCTTATGGCAAGGGACCAGGCAAGTGGACCCTGAAAGACGCCAGGGACGAGTGGGTCCGCATCCGCACCTGGTCCCAAGAGACGGGCAAGGACCCCAGAGAACTGAAGAAGGAGGAGCGTGCGGTCGTCGTGGAGCAGCAGAAGACGCCAACGCTTGAGCGTGCTGCAACGGAGTTCTTGGAGAGGTCCCACCTGAAGAGGACGACCCTGAAGGACTACCGCAACATGCTGTTCGACCAGATCATCCCCAAGTTCGGAGCGGAGACACCGATCAAGAACCTTGCCTGGGATGCCAAGCAACCCGATGGCAAAACAGGACGGCAGGCAATCCTGGACTTCAGGAAAAAAATCGAAGGCAGAGGGTCCAAGATCGCCAGCGAGAAGATGCTTGGAGTGATGCGTGGGGTGTTTGCCTACTCGATCGACCAGGCATGGATGAACGAACCCAACCCTGCTCAGTCATCACGGTTTTCCAAGGCACAACACAAACCCCAACCGAATCCATCTCTGGACTGGGACCAGTTACCCAAGTTCTTTGATGACCTGGAGAGGAATGACCCGAACGCTGCATTGGTCATTCTTCTTGCAGTGAAGATCCTGGTGATGACCTTCCTTCGAGTTGGTTCTTTGACACCAGCAAAGTGGGACGAATTTGACTTCAAAAAGGAGATATGGACAATTCCTGCAGATCGAATGAAGACAGGTAAGAGTCATAAAGTGCCGTTAACTGCACCGATTAAAGATGTTTTAAATCGACTGCATACTTTTACAGGAGAGACTGACTATGTCTTCTTCTCTCCAAGAGGAAGGGAGTATCAACATGTGCACCGTGATTCACTCAATGCTCATCTCAAAAAAATGGGATACAAGGGTCTAACGACTGCTCATGGATTCAGGCACCTTGCTCTTACCGCGGGACAAGAGGTGCTCAAGGTTGATCATGAGATTATTCAACGACAGATGGCGCACTCTTTTGGAGACAAGATACGTGGTTACTACGACAAGTCCCAGATGCTGACTGAGAGAAAAGATTTTATGATTGCTTGGTGTGATGCATTAGTGGAACAAGGTCTAATCACATAA
- a CDS encoding sugar transferase, which produces MATASRPSLRQAAGLAIGRSAYKPHLAVISAPPSLLPAGTLIRQQSRMGRGIKRSGDVLFSLAVLGLGSPVLLVLALLVKLSSPGPVFYVQRRVGRGYQRFGCIKFRTMRPDADAVLAKVLENDPALRAEYERDFKLKRDPRITFIGRFLRRSSLDELPQFLNVLRGEMSVVGPRPIVDKELQRYGAYMDEVASVRPGLTGLWQVSGRNNLSYKKRVKLDLAYARGRSFNLDLAIILRTFGVLLLPMDRGAY; this is translated from the coding sequence TTGGCCACGGCCTCCCGCCCTTCCTTGCGACAGGCTGCCGGGCTGGCCATCGGTCGAAGCGCCTACAAGCCGCATCTGGCAGTGATCTCAGCGCCTCCCTCGCTGTTGCCAGCCGGGACGCTGATCCGTCAGCAGAGCCGCATGGGACGGGGCATCAAGCGCAGCGGCGACGTCCTGTTTTCTCTGGCTGTTCTGGGTCTGGGCTCACCCGTCCTGCTGGTATTAGCCCTGTTGGTCAAGCTCAGCTCCCCCGGTCCTGTCTTTTATGTGCAGCGGCGCGTCGGACGCGGTTACCAGCGTTTCGGCTGCATCAAGTTCCGCACAATGCGTCCGGATGCGGATGCTGTTCTGGCCAAGGTGCTGGAGAACGATCCGGCGCTGCGTGCCGAGTACGAACGGGACTTCAAGCTGAAGCGAGACCCACGCATCACCTTCATCGGGCGATTTCTGCGCCGTTCCAGCCTGGATGAGCTGCCTCAATTTCTCAATGTGCTCCGCGGAGAGATGAGCGTTGTGGGTCCTCGGCCGATCGTGGACAAGGAACTGCAACGCTACGGCGCTTATATGGATGAGGTGGCCTCAGTCCGTCCGGGTCTCACTGGGCTGTGGCAGGTCAGCGGCCGCAACAACCTCAGCTACAAGAAACGCGTCAAGTTGGATCTCGCCTACGCCAGGGGACGCTCCTTCAACCTGGACCTGGCCATCATCCTGCGCACCTTCGGGGTGCTGCTGCTGCCGATGGATCGCGGCGCCTACTGA
- the ilvC gene encoding ketol-acid reductoisomerase, whose product MAQLFYDSDADLGLLNSKTVAIIGYGSQGHAHALNLKDSGVNVVVGLYDGSRSADKAKADGLEVLSVADASAKADWVMVLLPDEFQKDVYEKEIAPHLTSGKVLSFAHGFNIRFELIKPPTDVDVVMIAPKGPGHTVRWEYQNGQGVPALFAIEQDASGQARGLAMAYAKGIGGTRAGILETNFKEETETDLFGEQAVLCGGLSELVKAGFETLVEAGYQPELAYFECLHEVKLIVDLMVKGGLTSMRDSISNTAEYGDYVSGPRLITADTKAEMKRVLADIQDGTFAKNFVAECEAGKPEMKKVRDRDSQHPIEKVGKGLRSMFSWLKDA is encoded by the coding sequence ATGGCCCAGCTCTTTTACGACTCCGACGCCGATCTCGGTCTGCTGAATAGCAAGACCGTTGCCATCATTGGCTACGGCTCCCAGGGCCATGCCCACGCCCTGAACCTGAAGGACAGTGGCGTGAACGTGGTTGTGGGCCTCTACGACGGCAGCCGCTCCGCAGACAAGGCCAAGGCTGATGGCTTGGAGGTCCTCAGCGTGGCCGATGCATCCGCCAAAGCCGACTGGGTGATGGTTCTGCTGCCCGACGAGTTCCAAAAGGACGTCTACGAGAAGGAGATCGCTCCCCACCTCACGTCCGGCAAGGTGCTGAGCTTCGCCCATGGTTTCAACATCCGTTTCGAGCTGATTAAGCCCCCCACCGATGTGGATGTGGTGATGATCGCCCCCAAGGGTCCTGGCCACACCGTGCGCTGGGAGTACCAGAACGGCCAGGGTGTTCCTGCGCTGTTCGCGATCGAGCAGGACGCTTCCGGTCAGGCCCGTGGCCTGGCCATGGCCTACGCCAAGGGAATTGGCGGCACCCGTGCCGGCATTCTCGAAACCAACTTCAAGGAAGAAACCGAAACCGATCTGTTCGGTGAACAGGCGGTGCTCTGCGGCGGTCTGTCCGAGCTGGTGAAGGCTGGTTTCGAGACCCTGGTGGAGGCGGGTTACCAGCCTGAACTGGCTTACTTCGAGTGCCTCCACGAGGTGAAGCTGATTGTGGATCTGATGGTGAAAGGTGGTCTTACCTCGATGCGTGACTCCATCTCCAACACTGCGGAATACGGCGATTACGTCAGCGGGCCTCGGCTGATCACTGCCGACACAAAGGCCGAGATGAAGCGGGTTCTGGCTGACATCCAGGACGGCACCTTTGCCAAGAACTTCGTGGCCGAATGTGAGGCCGGCAAGCCGGAGATGAAGAAGGTGCGCGACCGCGACTCCCAACACCCGATCGAAAAGGTGGGCAAGGGCCTACGTTCGATGTTCAGCTGGCTGAAGGACGCCTGA
- a CDS encoding glycosyltransferase: MAPAKEDLPQRIALAHEWFTPRSTGGAELVVQAIDALLCGLDRTPQLAALVDGESSRSGSWLSGRNIRTSPIQQLPWGISHVQQYLPLLPLAIEQIDLGGAELVISSSHLVAKGVLTAPDQLHLSYVHTPVRYAWDQMHDYLSRSALARSGFGPLIRWQLHALRQWDQLSAQRVDHLLANSRFTARRIQKFWGRQAQVLHPPVDVERFRWDAPRDDIYLCLCRLVPYKRVDLVVEAFNRLGLPLVVVGDGPERRRLEALAGSTVTLLGRQSQEQVEALMSSCRAFVYAGLEDFGIAPVEAMAAGAPVIGLGRGGLLDTVRCATTGLDQATGVLFPHQSVGSLVEAVSWFEQKRIWRQLDAAEIRQWAERFRPEAFKARFEATLRQAWTAHQSRCAVAASDPAGMSALQL, encoded by the coding sequence ATGGCTCCAGCAAAGGAGGATCTGCCCCAGCGCATCGCCCTGGCCCACGAATGGTTTACACCGCGATCCACAGGCGGGGCTGAGCTGGTGGTGCAGGCGATCGATGCTTTGTTGTGCGGGCTAGATCGCACGCCGCAACTGGCGGCGCTGGTTGATGGGGAGTCATCACGGTCGGGCAGCTGGCTGTCAGGGCGCAACATCCGCACCAGCCCGATCCAGCAGTTGCCCTGGGGCATCAGCCACGTTCAGCAATATCTGCCGCTGCTGCCCCTGGCGATTGAGCAGATCGACCTAGGTGGTGCCGAGCTGGTGATCAGCAGCAGTCATCTTGTGGCCAAAGGGGTGCTGACGGCTCCGGATCAGCTGCATCTCAGCTATGTGCATACGCCTGTGCGGTACGCCTGGGATCAGATGCACGATTACCTCAGCCGTTCAGCGTTGGCGCGGAGCGGGTTCGGCCCTCTGATCCGCTGGCAGCTGCATGCCCTGCGCCAGTGGGACCAGCTCAGCGCCCAAAGGGTCGATCACCTGCTGGCAAATTCCCGCTTCACCGCCCGGCGCATTCAGAAGTTCTGGGGACGTCAGGCCCAGGTATTGCACCCACCGGTTGATGTGGAGCGCTTCCGCTGGGATGCGCCGCGCGACGACATCTATCTCTGCCTCTGCCGCCTGGTGCCGTACAAGCGGGTGGATCTGGTGGTGGAAGCCTTCAATCGCCTGGGTCTGCCGTTGGTGGTGGTGGGTGACGGCCCCGAGCGACGGCGGCTGGAAGCCTTGGCCGGTTCCACGGTCACCTTGTTGGGGCGCCAAAGCCAAGAGCAGGTGGAAGCGCTGATGTCCTCCTGTCGGGCGTTTGTGTATGCGGGTCTGGAGGATTTCGGTATCGCCCCGGTTGAGGCGATGGCAGCTGGAGCCCCGGTGATTGGACTCGGCCGTGGTGGCCTGCTGGACACAGTGCGCTGCGCCACAACTGGTCTCGATCAGGCCACGGGTGTGCTGTTCCCTCATCAGAGCGTCGGGTCGCTGGTGGAGGCGGTGAGCTGGTTCGAACAGAAGCGGATCTGGCGGCAGCTGGATGCCGCTGAGATCCGGCAGTGGGCCGAGCGGTTCCGACCTGAAGCCTTCAAGGCCCGGTTTGAGGCAACCCTCCGGCAGGCCTGGACCGCCCATCAGAGCCGCTGTGCCGTTGCAGCGAGTGACCCTGCTGGGATGTCAGCCCTGCAGCTGTGA
- a CDS encoding DUF1651 domain-containing protein produces MPDGPPLLKERRHLRREAAEQLWGSLQTEGWRKTDPLWGDAAES; encoded by the coding sequence ATGCCCGACGGACCTCCTCTTTTGAAAGAGCGACGCCACCTTCGGAGGGAGGCAGCGGAGCAGTTATGGGGATCCCTTCAGACAGAGGGGTGGCGCAAGACAGACCCTCTCTGGGGTGATGCTGCTGAATCCTGA